The proteins below are encoded in one region of Sulfolobus islandicus Y.N.15.51:
- a CDS encoding DUF4322 domain-containing protein, producing MTTPDYISPKIRVQIEEKLFSIINFKGRKAEEVKKTLVTAALTKDSVENKAKEFGISPQTVRNYVEEQPQVIDQMLNVIKTISAKELGGRKRVKISIDWTSIEYKGKPVEGLGGSEKGYAWNYATATTRVKGKTLILAFTRVEKGMTRLKIVESLIQQILALGLEIELVTLDAGFYSVDVINYLSRFNFIIGVPVGKVGIHRNFDGDYTVKSNGKKATFRLIVHHGRGKEYLAKGTNLDVNRSIVVKWYDKVRTPIETSYKLIKSFLIFTSSRSWLFRLFIFVLAMLIYTLYLLLKGTTSKEDFRLLLTILLLQDNITILQEYLVKLFYPLFNSLELFSG from the coding sequence TTGACAACACCAGACTACATCTCCCCTAAAATACGAGTACAAATAGAGGAAAAATTATTTTCCATCATAAACTTCAAGGGAAGAAAGGCAGAAGAAGTCAAGAAAACACTTGTAACAGCAGCACTAACAAAAGATTCAGTAGAAAACAAGGCAAAAGAGTTTGGCATATCACCACAAACAGTTAGAAACTACGTGGAAGAACAACCACAAGTAATAGACCAAATGCTAAACGTGATCAAAACGATTTCCGCTAAGGAACTAGGTGGAAGAAAACGTGTAAAAATATCAATAGACTGGACATCAATAGAATACAAGGGAAAACCCGTAGAAGGACTAGGCGGGTCAGAAAAAGGCTACGCGTGGAATTACGCAACAGCAACCACAAGAGTAAAGGGAAAAACACTAATACTAGCATTCACGCGCGTAGAAAAAGGAATGACTAGACTAAAGATAGTTGAAAGCCTAATACAACAAATACTAGCATTGGGCCTAGAAATAGAATTAGTAACACTAGATGCTGGTTTCTATTCAGTGGATGTGATCAACTACTTGTCAAGGTTTAACTTCATCATTGGAGTACCCGTGGGTAAGGTAGGGATACATAGGAATTTTGATGGAGATTATACTGTAAAGTCAAATGGTAAGAAAGCGACATTTAGGCTAATAGTACATCATGGTAGGGGAAAGGAGTACTTGGCAAAGGGGACAAACCTAGACGTAAATAGGAGTATTGTTGTGAAATGGTATGACAAGGTTAGGACGCCAATAGAAACATCATACAAGTTGATTAAGTCTTTCTTAATCTTTACCTCATCAAGGAGTTGGTTATTCCGCTTGTTCATCTTCGTACTAGCAATGTTAATCTATACACTATACTTGCTCCTCAAGGGGACAACGAGCAAGGAAGACTTCCGCTTACTCCTAACTATCTTGCTCTTGCAAGATAATATTACTATTTTGCAAGAATATTTAGTTAAATTATTTTATCCACTTTTTAACTCCCTTGAATTATTTTCGGGGTGA
- a CDS encoding aldehyde dehydrogenase family protein: MVFVNEKTYQRYVEERREEEFHKEYERALDHIELGKEYPILIGKDEIKLSSKYIVKTPVDTSLTFAITQKDDGNNLRNAIKIARESFDYWQYSDWKDRVEFAYKAAEELRRRKFEFAAIVTYENGKNRYEAIAEVDETIDYFLYYAKLLEDNRGYIRQMEGRIYKNEKAFSVMRPYGTWLIISPFNFPLAITATMTLGALLTGNTVVVKPSSDTPVSAYMLVTIMRRAGFPLEAVNYVTIPGELITPALDEVDGFAFTGSRDVGHKLLKTFINRKPRPAVLELGGKNATIITAKADLNKAIEGTFKGAFGYGGQKCSATSRVFVESPIYDEFLKRLKEKVEKTVIGDPRKRETFLGPIINKGAIEKFRRYVKQAVEEGGKILVGGRVIDDEKIYLVEPTIIVELPYSSPLWKTELFVPILLVKEVKSLEQAVKLANDVDYGLTAGIFSDDPKEIQYLFDHIEAGVVYANRTAGSTTGAMPGVQPFGGWKDSGWTGRNAGGPYYLLSFIREQARTVYD; the protein is encoded by the coding sequence ATGGTATTTGTAAATGAAAAAACTTATCAAAGATATGTAGAGGAGAGAAGGGAGGAGGAATTTCATAAGGAATATGAAAGAGCGTTAGATCATATTGAACTTGGAAAGGAGTATCCTATCTTGATTGGTAAGGACGAAATCAAACTTTCATCCAAGTATATAGTTAAAACTCCAGTTGACACAAGTTTAACTTTCGCAATTACTCAAAAGGATGATGGTAATAATTTACGTAACGCAATAAAGATTGCTAGGGAATCCTTTGATTACTGGCAATACTCAGATTGGAAAGATAGGGTAGAGTTTGCATATAAAGCAGCTGAGGAGTTAAGGAGAAGAAAGTTTGAGTTTGCCGCAATAGTAACTTACGAAAACGGTAAAAACAGATATGAAGCAATAGCAGAAGTAGACGAAACCATTGATTACTTTCTCTATTACGCTAAGCTTTTGGAGGATAATAGGGGATACATAAGACAGATGGAAGGTAGGATATACAAGAATGAAAAAGCATTTTCGGTAATGAGACCTTATGGTACTTGGTTAATAATTTCCCCATTCAACTTTCCATTAGCCATCACTGCAACAATGACTTTAGGAGCACTACTGACTGGAAATACAGTAGTAGTGAAGCCGTCATCAGATACTCCCGTTTCAGCCTATATGCTTGTAACCATTATGAGAAGAGCGGGATTCCCACTTGAAGCAGTAAATTACGTCACAATACCCGGAGAGCTTATAACACCAGCCTTGGATGAGGTTGACGGTTTCGCATTTACGGGTTCTAGGGATGTTGGACACAAATTGCTAAAGACATTTATAAATAGGAAGCCAAGACCAGCTGTTCTCGAATTGGGCGGAAAGAATGCTACAATAATTACCGCAAAGGCCGATTTAAATAAGGCGATTGAAGGTACTTTTAAAGGTGCTTTCGGGTATGGAGGGCAAAAATGCAGTGCGACTTCTAGGGTATTTGTTGAGAGTCCAATATATGACGAGTTCTTGAAGAGACTAAAGGAAAAGGTTGAGAAGACTGTAATAGGCGATCCGAGGAAGAGGGAGACCTTTTTAGGTCCAATAATAAATAAGGGGGCTATTGAGAAGTTTAGAAGATATGTTAAACAAGCGGTTGAAGAGGGTGGTAAAATACTGGTGGGAGGAAGGGTAATTGATGATGAAAAGATCTATCTAGTGGAGCCGACGATAATTGTGGAATTACCATACTCAAGTCCATTGTGGAAGACTGAACTATTCGTACCAATCTTACTAGTAAAGGAGGTCAAAAGCCTTGAACAAGCTGTGAAACTCGCCAACGATGTTGATTATGGTTTGACTGCAGGTATCTTCTCTGATGATCCCAAGGAGATACAATATTTGTTTGACCATATTGAAGCTGGAGTTGTCTATGCTAATAGAACTGCTGGATCTACCACTGGAGCTATGCCGGGAGTACAGCCATTTGGAGGTTGGAAGGATTCGGGTTGGACTGGAAGGAATGCTGGAGGTCCATATTATCTCCTCTCGTTCATAAGAGAACAAGCTAGGACAGTATACGATTAA